One genomic segment of Alkalimarinus alittae includes these proteins:
- a CDS encoding YehS family protein, translated as MTNNDILRRLRFTLDLNEPKIVAIFALADHKVTGNQVTRWLKKEDDPAYVECTDVEFATFLNGLITDKRGKKEGPAPVPEKRLNNNIIFRKLKIALNLQSDDVLAIMDLADLRMSKHELSAFFRKPGHQHYRDCLDQVMRNFLMGLQLKFRPDSGSK; from the coding sequence GTGACCAATAACGATATTTTGCGTCGTCTACGTTTTACCTTAGACCTTAATGAACCAAAAATAGTGGCTATATTTGCCTTGGCCGACCATAAGGTCACAGGAAACCAAGTCACACGATGGTTAAAAAAAGAAGATGATCCAGCTTACGTAGAGTGCACTGATGTCGAGTTTGCGACGTTTCTAAATGGTTTGATTACTGATAAGCGGGGTAAGAAAGAAGGGCCAGCACCGGTACCTGAGAAACGTTTAAACAACAACATTATCTTCAGAAAATTAAAGATAGCACTCAACCTTCAAAGTGATGACGTATTGGCCATTATGGATTTAGCTGACTTGAGGATGAGTAAGCATGAACTGAGTGCATTCTTCCGTAAGCCGGGTCATCAGCATTATCGCGACTGTCTCGATCAGGTAATGCGTAACTTCTTGATGGGCTTGCAGCTCAAGTTTCGTCCTGATT
- a CDS encoding YibL family ribosome-associated protein, protein MNLKQELQQLNIKLDKTRRKFVAAEKRFDQEIIAQSRQEIAALTKQIESMKGAQANEISGKSAKIKAMAFSRPLTKAEQADMGKLKKSVRGLVVVHPLTAIGREIGIDEVTGFASKAF, encoded by the coding sequence ATGAATTTAAAGCAAGAACTACAGCAACTTAATATTAAACTAGACAAAACTCGTCGTAAGTTTGTTGCCGCTGAAAAACGTTTCGATCAAGAGATCATTGCTCAAAGTCGTCAAGAAATCGCAGCACTCACCAAACAAATCGAATCAATGAAAGGCGCTCAGGCCAACGAAATAAGCGGAAAAAGTGCCAAAATCAAGGCGATGGCGTTTAGCCGCCCTCTCACAAAAGCGGAGCAAGCCGACATGGGCAAGCTGAAAAAGTCTGTAAGAGGGCTAGTTGTTGTTCATCCGCTAACGGCCATTGGTCGTGAGATTGGCATTGATGAAGTAACAGGGTTTGCCTCTAAGGCTTTTTGA
- a CDS encoding DUF2796 domain-containing protein, protein MKHVSSIQTPFAFFMLVSLISAPSLYASDHEDHHEHREHGAHNHGHATLSIVQEDNNVQLMLESPAANLIGFEHTPNTLEEKKMADKALITLRQGPMLFSFPPNAQCAQTSVEIESALTEHTEDHDSHSDITVSYQFACNNPSALKSIDVQVFTLFPLTEEIDAQIMTDKRQFAAELTAQQSIINF, encoded by the coding sequence ATGAAGCACGTATCGTCTATACAGACACCTTTCGCCTTTTTTATGTTGGTTAGCTTAATATCGGCACCCTCACTCTATGCATCTGACCACGAGGATCATCACGAGCACCGTGAACATGGCGCTCACAATCATGGGCACGCCACGCTAAGTATTGTGCAGGAGGATAACAACGTCCAACTCATGCTTGAATCACCTGCCGCTAACCTTATCGGCTTTGAGCACACCCCAAACACCCTAGAAGAAAAGAAAATGGCTGATAAAGCGCTTATTACCTTAAGACAAGGCCCCATGCTTTTTAGCTTTCCCCCTAACGCTCAATGTGCCCAAACATCGGTAGAAATAGAATCAGCGTTAACGGAACACACTGAAGATCACGATAGCCATTCAGACATAACCGTCAGCTATCAATTCGCCTGCAATAATCCCTCTGCACTAAAAAGCATCGATGTACAGGTTTTCACATTATTCCCCTTAACAGAAGAAATTGATGCACAGATCATGACAGACAAACGTCAGTTCGCTGCCGAGTTAACTGCACAGCAATCCATCATCAATTTTTAA
- a CDS encoding ABC transporter ATP-binding protein, producing MIELNQVKFRWPGSSTSVIDIERFSIEKGDKVFLKGPSGTGKSTLLGLIAGVSLPDSGDVKVLGQNINHIKGRQRDHFRADHMGYIFQMFNLLPYLSVTENVCLPCHFSKRRKNKALTHSPSLNAEAHRLLSDLQLGNDLINRPVAELSIGQQQRVAAARALIGQPELVIADEPSSALDTDARESFINLLFQECNREKSTLLFVSHDDTLSPLFDQQIELSKINLSSKRL from the coding sequence ATCATTGAGCTTAATCAGGTTAAGTTTCGCTGGCCTGGGTCTTCAACCTCTGTTATTGATATTGAGCGTTTCTCGATTGAGAAAGGCGATAAGGTTTTTCTCAAAGGGCCAAGCGGCACCGGAAAGTCGACACTATTAGGGCTTATTGCAGGTGTAAGCTTGCCAGACAGTGGCGACGTTAAAGTACTAGGCCAGAACATTAATCACATAAAAGGGCGTCAGAGGGACCATTTTCGAGCGGATCATATGGGATATATTTTCCAAATGTTCAACTTGCTGCCTTACCTATCGGTCACTGAAAACGTCTGCCTACCCTGCCACTTTTCAAAACGTCGAAAGAACAAAGCGCTCACCCACTCACCCAGCCTAAATGCAGAAGCTCATCGTCTATTGAGCGATCTTCAACTGGGCAATGACCTGATTAACCGCCCTGTTGCTGAGTTGAGTATTGGCCAGCAACAACGGGTTGCCGCCGCCAGAGCGTTAATCGGCCAACCCGAATTGGTGATAGCAGACGAGCCTTCCTCTGCTCTTGATACCGACGCACGCGAGTCTTTTATTAATTTACTGTTCCAAGAATGCAACAGAGAAAAGAGCACGCTGCTGTTCGTGAGTCATGACGATACGCTGTCACCGTTATTTGATCAGCAGATTGAACTCAGCAAAATCAACCTTTCAAGCAAGAGGTTATAA
- a CDS encoding ABC transporter permease has product MAIIKLALKSLYNRRATALLTVFAIAISVSLLLGVERVRTQAKESFSHTISGTDLIIGARTGPVQLLLYSVFRIGNATNNISWQSYQEIAKQKSVKWSVPLSLGDSHRGYRVLGTNTDYFKHYQFGQNQPLKFNQGQPFESLFETVVGAEVAKKLGYSIGDKIIIAHGAGSTSFTKHDQMPFTISGILAPTSTPVDKTVHVSLPAIEAIHLGWNNGAPPMTGSVDTSALDVDSLEPTVITAALVGMASKIKVFQLQRMINQYKQEPLQAIIPGVALHELWSMMGIAEQALVVISGFVVASGLLGMLTMILASLNERRREMAILRAVGARPLQIFLLMISEAGILALAGAVLGVTLLFSLLAIAQPILQEEFGVLITISLLTTYEWQLLGIVLLSGLAIGIAPSVRAYRMSLADGMTIRV; this is encoded by the coding sequence ATGGCCATTATAAAACTTGCCTTAAAAAGCCTATATAACCGAAGGGCTACCGCACTATTAACGGTGTTTGCTATCGCTATCAGTGTCAGTTTATTACTGGGTGTTGAACGGGTTCGCACACAAGCTAAAGAAAGCTTTTCGCATACTATTTCTGGCACTGACCTAATCATCGGCGCTCGAACCGGCCCTGTTCAACTATTACTTTATTCTGTATTTAGAATTGGCAATGCAACTAATAATATCTCTTGGCAGAGCTATCAAGAGATTGCCAAGCAAAAATCGGTCAAGTGGTCAGTGCCTCTTTCATTAGGAGACTCTCATCGCGGATATCGGGTGCTAGGAACCAATACAGATTACTTCAAACACTACCAATTTGGCCAAAACCAGCCGCTGAAGTTTAACCAAGGGCAGCCATTTGAGTCATTATTTGAAACGGTCGTAGGCGCTGAAGTGGCCAAGAAATTAGGCTATAGCATCGGCGACAAAATCATCATCGCTCATGGCGCTGGCTCAACCTCGTTCACCAAGCATGATCAGATGCCATTCACCATCAGCGGTATATTAGCGCCAACCTCCACGCCAGTAGACAAAACAGTGCATGTGAGCCTGCCCGCCATAGAAGCAATTCACCTTGGCTGGAATAACGGTGCGCCGCCTATGACAGGCTCTGTGGATACGTCAGCGCTCGATGTTGATTCGTTAGAACCCACTGTTATCACTGCAGCCTTGGTCGGTATGGCGTCAAAGATAAAAGTATTTCAACTACAGCGCATGATTAATCAGTATAAACAAGAGCCTCTACAGGCCATCATCCCAGGCGTTGCACTCCATGAGCTATGGAGCATGATGGGCATTGCTGAGCAAGCCCTAGTGGTGATATCTGGCTTTGTTGTAGCCTCTGGCTTACTGGGAATGCTCACAATGATATTAGCAAGCCTTAATGAACGAAGGCGTGAGATGGCTATTCTCAGAGCGGTTGGGGCTCGCCCACTACAAATTTTTCTATTGATGATCAGTGAAGCCGGCATTTTGGCGCTCGCTGGCGCAGTGTTGGGCGTGACCCTATTGTTTAGCCTATTAGCAATCGCTCAACCCATACTTCAAGAAGAATTTGGTGTGTTAATCACCATTTCTTTACTCACAACCTACGAGTGGCAGCTGCTTGGCATTGTTCTGCTCTCTGGTTTAGCCATTGGCATTGCACCTTCAGTGCGCGCTTATCGAATGTCGCTAGCCGATGGCATGACCATCAGGGTATAG
- a CDS encoding DUF3299 domain-containing protein has protein sequence MDTKKPSVANRFYRSLLLTLFIIPLSSAYADSVKTLEWDDLIPDHVIAALKKSAAIEIDHSGDAFEQQMSPLLNAVKKELDGQKVRLPGFMVPLGGDENKVTEFLLVPYFGACMHTPPPPTNQIVYVNFPMGVHPDMLYDPVWIEGPIKVGEVESDLAVSGYSMKAIKVSIYTEGE, from the coding sequence GTGGACACAAAAAAGCCATCCGTTGCGAACCGATTCTATCGCAGCCTTTTATTAACTTTATTTATTATCCCACTCTCATCAGCCTATGCAGACTCAGTTAAAACACTAGAGTGGGATGACTTAATTCCTGACCATGTTATCGCAGCGTTAAAGAAGAGTGCCGCCATTGAAATCGATCACAGTGGCGACGCTTTTGAGCAGCAAATGTCCCCCCTTCTCAATGCGGTAAAAAAAGAACTCGATGGCCAAAAGGTCAGACTCCCCGGCTTTATGGTGCCCTTAGGAGGTGACGAAAACAAAGTCACCGAGTTTTTGCTAGTGCCTTATTTCGGTGCTTGTATGCATACGCCTCCACCGCCCACTAATCAGATTGTATATGTAAACTTTCCTATGGGGGTGCATCCAGACATGCTTTATGACCCGGTATGGATAGAAGGCCCAATCAAAGTAGGTGAGGTTGAGAGCGACCTCGCCGTTTCAGGCTATAGCATGAAGGCTATTAAAGTATCCATTTATACAGAAGGCGAGTAA
- a CDS encoding helix-hairpin-helix domain-containing protein — protein sequence MAKASKKDSKKKSKGKSMLKEINAKLKSTQKELQEQVDELTSQVKTLRKDPGKPARKLIKKMEKSYHKKVAELQDEFDERMASVLKMQDKVIAHIPKELAEKLNLKESTPAKPANKPTKKKSTKAPVAKAKKAPSKPKASKAPSISSIKGIGPVLEKKLADAGFTTLEDLANTPASKTEALKQFESARGFSSWKKEAQALLDNK from the coding sequence ATGGCCAAAGCCTCAAAAAAAGACAGTAAGAAGAAATCCAAAGGCAAATCTATGCTGAAAGAAATCAACGCAAAACTTAAATCGACCCAAAAAGAACTACAAGAACAAGTAGACGAGCTAACATCTCAGGTAAAAACACTGCGTAAAGACCCCGGTAAGCCGGCACGTAAACTGATCAAGAAAATGGAAAAAAGCTATCACAAAAAAGTAGCTGAATTACAAGATGAGTTTGATGAGCGCATGGCCTCTGTATTGAAAATGCAGGATAAAGTGATCGCACACATTCCTAAAGAGCTTGCTGAAAAACTTAACCTAAAAGAAAGCACTCCCGCTAAACCCGCTAACAAACCAACCAAGAAAAAAAGCACCAAAGCACCAGTAGCCAAAGCCAAAAAGGCACCCAGCAAGCCAAAAGCAAGTAAAGCGCCCTCGATTTCATCTATAAAAGGAATAGGCCCCGTACTAGAAAAGAAATTGGCTGACGCCGGTTTTACAACACTAGAAGACTTGGCTAATACACCGGCCAGCAAAACTGAAGCACTAAAGCAGTTTGAAAGCGCCAGAGGGTTTAGCTCGTGGAAAAAAGAAGCTCAAGCATTACTCGATAACAAATAG
- a CDS encoding NADP-dependent isocitrate dehydrogenase: MTVQKSKIIYTKTDEAPALATYSLLPIVNKFAAAAGINVETSDISLAARILATFPDNLNENQKVPDALKELGDLTNKPDTNIIKLPNVSASIPQLKEAIAELQSQGFDIPDYPEEAKTEQESEIQAKYSKVLGSAVNPVLREGNSDRRAPAAVKQYARNHPHSMGKWSQASRTHVAHMRKGDFYHSDISTVVEKAGNLRIELVDKDGNVNVLKNAVPVLEGEVIDSMFMSAKALCKFFEEEMEGAKNANLLFSLHVKATMMKVTHPIVFGHAVKVYYKDAFEKHAETFKKLGVNPNNGLGNIYEKIESLPFSLRHEIEDDIRACYEERPETAMVDSEKGITNLHVPSDVIVDASMPAMIRVGGKMWGTDGKLKDTKAVIPDSCYATIYQEVINFCKHHDAFDPTTMGTVQNVGLMAQKAEEYGSHDKSFELPSDGTVRVVDESGQVLLQHVNLEKGDIWRMCQTKDAPIQDWVKLAVTRARATGLPAIFWLDKYRGHDAQMIKKVKKYLKDHDTEGLDIRIMTPDIAIRYTMERLRHGEDTISVTGNVLRDYLTDLFPILELGTSAKMLSIVPLMAGGGLFETGAGGSAPKHVQQFVEEDHLRWDSLGEFLAIAVSLEDLAGKTDNGKAKILAETLDKATGVLLENNKSPSRRAGELDNRGSHFYLALYWAQALAEQTEDAELQAAFSKLAKDLADNEQKIVEELTVNQGQHVDLGGYYHPDVDKVTKAMRPSETLNALLGTNV; encoded by the coding sequence ATGACCGTTCAAAAATCAAAAATAATCTATACCAAAACCGACGAAGCACCAGCGTTGGCAACCTACTCTTTACTCCCAATCGTTAATAAATTTGCAGCTGCAGCCGGCATTAATGTCGAAACAAGCGACATATCTTTAGCTGCAAGAATACTAGCTACTTTCCCCGACAATCTTAATGAAAATCAAAAAGTACCCGATGCACTTAAAGAGTTGGGTGATCTGACGAATAAGCCTGATACTAATATTATTAAATTGCCAAACGTGAGTGCTTCTATTCCACAGCTAAAAGAAGCGATTGCAGAACTTCAGTCCCAAGGGTTTGATATTCCAGATTACCCAGAAGAGGCAAAAACTGAGCAAGAATCTGAGATTCAAGCTAAGTACTCAAAAGTGTTAGGAAGTGCTGTTAACCCCGTTTTACGTGAAGGTAACTCTGACCGAAGAGCGCCAGCCGCTGTAAAACAATATGCTCGAAATCATCCACACTCAATGGGTAAGTGGAGCCAAGCGTCAAGAACTCACGTCGCACACATGCGTAAAGGTGACTTTTACCACAGCGATATTTCAACGGTAGTTGAAAAAGCCGGTAACCTGAGAATTGAGTTGGTCGATAAAGACGGAAACGTAAATGTACTTAAGAACGCGGTGCCAGTGCTTGAAGGCGAAGTGATTGACAGTATGTTTATGAGCGCAAAGGCGTTGTGTAAATTCTTTGAAGAAGAAATGGAAGGCGCCAAGAACGCTAACTTGCTATTTTCACTGCACGTAAAAGCAACCATGATGAAGGTTACTCACCCGATTGTGTTTGGTCATGCAGTAAAAGTTTACTACAAAGACGCATTTGAAAAACATGCTGAAACGTTCAAGAAGCTAGGTGTTAATCCAAATAACGGTTTGGGTAATATTTACGAGAAAATTGAAAGCCTGCCTTTTTCATTACGCCACGAAATTGAAGACGATATTCGCGCTTGTTATGAAGAGCGTCCTGAAACGGCGATGGTCGATTCAGAAAAAGGTATCACAAACTTACACGTGCCGAGTGACGTTATTGTTGATGCATCTATGCCCGCCATGATTCGTGTTGGCGGAAAGATGTGGGGCACCGATGGTAAGTTAAAAGACACTAAAGCGGTTATTCCAGATAGCTGTTACGCGACTATTTACCAAGAAGTTATTAACTTCTGTAAGCATCATGATGCATTTGATCCTACCACCATGGGCACAGTGCAGAACGTTGGCTTGATGGCTCAAAAAGCTGAAGAGTATGGCTCTCACGATAAGTCGTTCGAGTTACCGTCAGATGGAACGGTTCGCGTTGTTGATGAAAGCGGCCAGGTGTTATTGCAGCATGTAAACTTAGAGAAGGGCGATATCTGGCGTATGTGTCAAACCAAAGATGCGCCAATTCAGGATTGGGTTAAGTTAGCCGTGACGCGTGCACGAGCAACTGGCTTACCTGCTATTTTCTGGTTAGATAAGTATCGTGGACATGATGCGCAAATGATCAAAAAAGTTAAAAAGTACTTAAAAGATCATGATACAGAAGGATTAGATATTCGCATTATGACGCCTGATATCGCTATTCGTTACACCATGGAACGTTTGCGTCATGGTGAAGACACAATATCGGTAACCGGTAACGTACTACGTGATTATTTAACGGACTTGTTCCCGATTTTGGAACTAGGTACTAGTGCTAAAATGCTCTCTATTGTACCTCTGATGGCGGGTGGCGGACTGTTTGAAACGGGCGCGGGTGGTTCTGCACCTAAGCATGTTCAGCAGTTTGTAGAAGAGGACCATTTACGTTGGGATTCACTGGGTGAATTCTTAGCGATTGCCGTTTCTTTAGAAGACCTTGCAGGCAAAACAGACAATGGCAAAGCTAAAATTTTGGCAGAAACATTGGATAAAGCCACAGGTGTGTTGCTAGAGAACAATAAGTCACCTTCACGTAGAGCAGGTGAGCTTGATAATAGAGGTAGTCATTTTTACTTGGCGCTTTATTGGGCTCAGGCTTTGGCTGAGCAAACAGAAGATGCAGAGTTGCAAGCAGCCTTTTCTAAGCTAGCAAAAGATCTGGCTGACAATGAGCAGAAGATTGTTGAGGAGTTGACAGTCAATCAAGGTCAGCATGTCGACCTAGGTGGTTACTATCACCCAGACGTAGATAAGGTGACTAAGGCCATGCGTCCAAGTGAAACACTAAACGCGTTGTTAGGCACTAACGTATAA
- the tehB gene encoding tellurite resistance methyltransferase TehB has translation MTVDLNNRYGLNPAHSEVVDACNIVEPCDTLDMGCSNGRNALYLGQLGFNVVAIDANPSAIDMLQSIINQESLTNVKAQVYDINCASLDKDYGFIACTVTLMFLDPVRVNAVIADMQARTLPGGYNLIVCAMSTEEHPCPVRFPFTLNAGQLRETYEGWEFIKYNEDVGTMHNGAQLQFATMLARKPR, from the coding sequence ATGACAGTAGACCTAAATAACCGCTACGGTTTAAACCCCGCACACAGTGAAGTGGTAGATGCGTGCAACATCGTTGAGCCATGCGATACGCTAGATATGGGGTGTTCGAATGGGCGCAATGCGCTGTACCTCGGCCAGCTCGGGTTTAACGTTGTTGCGATAGACGCTAACCCTAGTGCTATAGATATGCTGCAAAGCATTATTAATCAAGAGAGCCTGACTAATGTTAAGGCTCAAGTCTACGACATTAACTGCGCCAGTCTTGATAAGGACTATGGCTTTATTGCCTGCACCGTAACACTAATGTTTCTTGATCCCGTGCGCGTTAATGCCGTGATTGCTGATATGCAAGCGCGTACCTTGCCGGGAGGGTATAATCTAATAGTATGTGCCATGAGTACTGAAGAGCATCCATGCCCCGTTCGCTTTCCGTTTACGCTAAACGCAGGACAGTTACGAGAGACTTATGAGGGCTGGGAGTTCATTAAGTACAACGAAGACGTAGGTACCATGCACAATGGCGCGCAGTTACAATTTGCAACCATGTTAGCGCGCAAGCCTCGCTAA
- a CDS encoding LysR family transcriptional regulator, which translates to MRTPRISLEQWAAFKAVVDEGSFAKAAETLNKSQSSVSYTLSKMEELLPTPVLEQQGRKAVLTEAGEVLYRKATNLLKEAGNVESSADLLAKGWEPQVTVAADLLVDFDPLIRALAAFSNESPATRIVVLETTLSGTDEALLERRADIVLSPKVPPGFLGKPLGLVEMLPVAHPNHPLFSLKTDVTEPELRQHRQVVFRDTGIKRQQDAGWLGSEQRWTVSTGATAIKIVKRGLGFAFIPPHMIKEELDAGELKRIPLDMDARKLLPFHIILSGMENAGPACKALAMHITTQFLKESSK; encoded by the coding sequence GTGAGAACACCTAGAATATCACTAGAACAGTGGGCGGCCTTTAAAGCAGTGGTTGACGAAGGCTCTTTTGCTAAGGCCGCAGAAACACTTAATAAAAGCCAGTCAAGTGTTAGCTACACGCTGAGTAAAATGGAAGAACTTTTACCCACCCCGGTGCTTGAGCAGCAGGGGCGAAAAGCGGTGTTAACTGAGGCCGGGGAGGTTCTTTATCGCAAGGCGACAAATCTGTTAAAAGAAGCAGGTAACGTAGAGTCATCAGCCGACCTATTAGCAAAAGGTTGGGAGCCACAAGTGACGGTTGCTGCTGACCTTCTGGTTGATTTTGACCCATTAATCAGGGCGTTAGCTGCGTTTTCAAATGAGTCACCCGCCACCCGTATAGTGGTGCTTGAAACGACGTTGTCAGGCACTGATGAGGCATTGTTAGAGCGACGTGCAGATATCGTCTTATCACCTAAAGTCCCCCCTGGTTTTTTAGGTAAGCCTTTAGGCTTGGTTGAGATGTTACCGGTGGCTCACCCTAATCATCCGCTTTTTTCATTGAAAACGGATGTGACAGAACCTGAGTTACGCCAGCATCGCCAAGTAGTATTTAGAGATACCGGTATTAAACGGCAGCAGGATGCAGGCTGGCTGGGTTCAGAACAACGGTGGACGGTAAGTACCGGCGCTACGGCTATCAAAATTGTAAAGCGGGGATTGGGCTTTGCCTTTATTCCGCCGCATATGATTAAGGAGGAGTTAGATGCTGGGGAACTAAAACGCATACCGTTAGATATGGATGCGAGAAAATTATTACCGTTTCATATTATTCTATCTGGAATGGAAAACGCAGGGCCTGCTTGCAAAGCCTTAGCCATGCATATAACCACGCAATTTCTGAAAGAGTCGTCTAAATAA
- a CDS encoding YacL family protein, giving the protein MFYTIKPALPMGLTVTIDALVAAIHVECASHQQVRLEAFMDYEFTFDEQFNPIAQFSIGHEAIGLWFTEELRKDKQSIADLLDIIRQLEQRQIMQHHIQGKTFQLRLNAEQAEVIALALDIDIDEELPENTELYDQESYAECGTNDFKQAVLDWEQFIH; this is encoded by the coding sequence ATGTTTTATACTATTAAACCTGCTTTACCCATGGGGCTTACGGTAACTATTGATGCGCTTGTAGCGGCTATTCATGTAGAATGCGCTTCCCACCAGCAAGTTCGACTAGAGGCTTTTATGGATTACGAATTCACGTTTGATGAGCAATTCAACCCTATCGCTCAATTTTCCATAGGCCACGAAGCAATTGGGCTATGGTTTACTGAAGAACTGCGCAAAGATAAACAATCTATTGCCGATCTGCTCGATATTATTCGACAGCTTGAGCAGCGCCAAATCATGCAGCACCACATTCAAGGCAAAACCTTTCAACTGCGCCTAAATGCAGAGCAGGCAGAGGTCATAGCGCTAGCACTTGATATCGATATTGATGAAGAACTGCCAGAAAATACTGAGTTGTATGATCAGGAATCGTATGCAGAATGCGGCACCAATGATTTCAAACAAGCAGTATTAGACTGGGAGCAGTTTATTCACTAG
- a CDS encoding helix-turn-helix domain-containing protein, with protein MIIQEVELRPKSIAAAMRMEGYKQKEIAKAIGVTTRTIQKWFK; from the coding sequence ATGATCATTCAAGAAGTCGAGCTTCGGCCCAAATCAATCGCAGCAGCCATGAGAATGGAAGGCTATAAACAAAAAGAAATCGCAAAAGCCATTGGTGTTACCACCCGCACTATTCAGAAATGGTTTAAGTGA
- a CDS encoding bifunctional protein-serine/threonine kinase/phosphatase produces MHLSSGLNTSVGQATDKGPKHQNEDCLGIRMPKDPMLTMKGVVAVIADGVSSAEAGKEASETCVKNFLNDYYSTPDSWTVKTSAQKVLTALNRWLYGQGQRYIDAHRGYISTLSVLVIKSRMAHLFHIGDSRIYRLRGHDFEQLTTDHSAHVSKDKAYLTRAMGMDIRLDVDYRVEAVEEGDVFFLSTDGVHDFLTRKEIKAIIQSAGTDFELTCQTLIEMAKQTGSDDNLSCQILRIDQLPDANSEDVYKKLNDLPFPPFLNVGMTIDNYRVLDEIHASNRSQLYVVQDEDTGKKWVMKTPSVNYEDDPAYIERFIMEEWIGRRIDCPNVVKVPTDVHRRQWLYYLSEYVEGETLAKWIETTNKRDVGQILDIIEQVVRGVRSLHRKETLHQDIKPDNIVLTQDGEAKLIDFGSCLVAGVNEIVSPFERDTILGTATYAAPEYKLRRSGSVRSDLFSIAMITYEMLTGRLPFGEVFDRCESAQDFSRLKYEPAYWHNPMVPAWMDGALKKALHISPELRYESLSEFVFDLRHPNQQFMRLKNQPLIERKPMLFWRATCGCLLVSQIVTLWLWLGS; encoded by the coding sequence ATGCATTTAAGTAGTGGTTTAAATACTAGCGTAGGGCAGGCAACAGACAAAGGCCCTAAGCATCAGAATGAAGACTGCCTAGGCATTCGTATGCCTAAAGACCCTATGTTGACTATGAAGGGCGTGGTGGCGGTCATTGCGGATGGTGTGAGTAGTGCAGAGGCAGGAAAGGAAGCCAGTGAAACCTGTGTTAAGAACTTTCTTAATGACTACTACTCAACGCCAGACTCATGGACTGTAAAAACCTCTGCTCAAAAAGTACTGACGGCGCTGAATCGTTGGCTTTATGGGCAAGGCCAGCGATATATAGATGCGCACCGAGGCTACATCAGTACGTTATCTGTTTTGGTCATAAAATCGCGTATGGCGCATTTGTTTCATATTGGCGATAGCCGCATTTATCGTTTGCGAGGGCATGACTTTGAACAGTTAACCACTGATCACAGTGCTCACGTGAGTAAAGATAAAGCCTACTTGACTCGTGCTATGGGCATGGATATACGACTGGATGTAGATTATCGGGTAGAAGCCGTAGAAGAGGGGGATGTATTTTTTCTCAGCACTGATGGGGTGCATGACTTTTTAACCCGCAAAGAGATCAAAGCTATTATTCAGTCTGCGGGTACTGATTTTGAGCTAACCTGCCAGACGCTGATTGAGATGGCAAAACAGACTGGCAGTGATGATAATTTAAGCTGCCAGATATTGCGCATTGATCAGTTGCCTGATGCGAACTCAGAAGATGTTTATAAAAAGCTAAATGACCTGCCATTCCCCCCGTTTTTAAACGTCGGTATGACGATAGATAACTATCGAGTATTGGATGAAATTCATGCCAGCAATCGAAGTCAGTTGTATGTTGTTCAGGATGAAGACACAGGCAAGAAATGGGTGATGAAAACCCCTTCAGTTAACTATGAAGATGACCCTGCTTATATCGAGCGCTTTATTATGGAGGAGTGGATAGGGCGTCGTATAGACTGCCCAAATGTAGTGAAGGTGCCAACAGACGTACATCGCAGGCAATGGCTTTATTATCTATCAGAATATGTTGAAGGGGAAACCCTGGCCAAATGGATTGAGACTACAAATAAACGAGATGTTGGACAAATACTCGATATTATTGAGCAAGTGGTTAGAGGTGTGAGGTCGCTGCACCGAAAAGAGACGCTTCATCAAGACATAAAGCCCGATAATATTGTGTTGACTCAGGATGGCGAAGCGAAGCTGATCGATTTTGGGTCATGCTTGGTGGCAGGGGTCAATGAAATAGTATCCCCTTTTGAGCGAGATACAATTTTGGGTACAGCGACTTATGCTGCACCAGAATATAAATTACGTCGATCTGGCAGCGTGCGTTCAGACTTATTTTCTATTGCGATGATTACGTATGAAATGCTGACGGGGCGTTTGCCCTTTGGCGAGGTTTTTGATCGCTGCGAGAGTGCGCAAGATTTTTCACGGCTTAAATACGAGCCAGCCTATTGGCATAACCCTATGGTGCCGGCGTGGATGGATGGCGCGCTAAAAAAAGCCTTACATATTTCACCTGAACTCCGTTATGAGTCTTTATCTGAGTTCGTGTTTGACCTCAGACACCCCAACCAACAGTTTATGCGACTGAAAAATCAGCCGTTGATTGAGCGAAAGCCTATGCTATTTTGGCGAGCGACATGTGGTTGTTTGCTGGTCAGTCAGATAGTGACTTTATGGCTATGGCTAGGGTCGTAA